Genomic DNA from Thalassoroseus pseudoceratinae:
GCATTTCGATCTTTGTGGAAATCAGCTCGTCTGGCGAGAAAAGTTGCGGTCCGCCAATTAGTTGATCACCGAGGAAACTGGCCCCAAACCGGTCCTGATCTTCCGGCTGTAGCGAACGGCAATACCGTCCGTGAATCCGTCCAGCGACATTGTGGTAGAATTCGATCAACTGCGTCGGTAGTGGAATCTCGGCGATGTGTGAGGGAACCTCGCGTAATGGTGGTTCGACCTCCAAATTCGTCACAAATCCTGACGACTGAAGAGCAGAGAACAGGTTTTCGATCGTTTCGATCATTGCTTGGCATCGGAAGCTTTGAGGAAATTCGGTTCGATGGGGTCAGCAAAATCGTGATTGGGGGTTGCGAATGACGCTGTGTCTGCGTTGAAGTCGACTAGTTCCTGAACCCGGTACATCACGGAAACCCGCTCTCACCCGAAGAATTGATCGAGTCGAATCCGGCAGGTTGTAACGATTCTGCGAGTTGGGCCTCTGGGGCGTCCCGTCTTTATCAATGTCGCCAACTCCGGTTCGGAAACCGGTGGACAGCCGGAATACACCGTTCCGATACACCCCGCAGATACGCACGATTCGACGTTGGCGTGGTCCGTGGCCGTGGTGCCTCGTGACCCCACCGTTCGACTCACTTTCCATAGTCTACACTAAATATGCGGGGTTACCGGATGTCATATCCATTGTTCCGGTTTGGACTGCTCCTCACGGTAGCAGCGTTTTCGATTAGTCCGATTCAGGCACAGGTCACACCGGGAACCGGCTTGCGGTTGGTCTACGATGACTTCGAAGACGAAAACTGGAGCTTCGTTCACAACTTCCCGAAAAGTAGCGAAGAACAAGATGGACAGCAACGATATCCCGCAGGCTATTCGACCAACGGCAAGTTCGGCGAAGGACTCAAACGTGGACAACCGGACTTGATCAAGCGTGTCACTACTCCGCCCGGTGGTCCGGCTGGGAGTCTTGGGTCGCTGATGTTGCGATCCCGCGATACTGGCATTCCGAATCGACCTGCATACAAAACGAACCAGGACGATTTCGTCTTCAATTCCAGTTCGCACGTCGGCACGATTCCGGTTTACCGATCACCGAGTTGTGTGGTTCGCGTTTACCTGCCGCCGTTCGATCAATGGGACAACAAGACCGGTACGACGTTTGGTTTCCGTGGCGATGTGCAGACCACGAAGGAAGAGCAAAAGGTCAAAAAGTTCTTGTTCTTCAAACGCAAAAAGACCGTCAAAGAGACGGAACTCTATTGGCCAGGCATGTTCATCCAGTTCAACAGCAAGACCGATCCGCAATACAACTTCGACTCTGCTGTCATCATCGTTCGTGGTGACGAAACCGGTGAAGACTTCGTCGGACCGCAGATCAAACAAGTGGGTTGGTGGACGCTCGGTATGTCGTTCACACCCGATGGCCGAGTCCATTACTACGCCAGCCCCGGGGTCGATCCGTTGCGACCTTCCGATCGCATCGCGTCGAAATACCCTTACGGCTACAAGTGCGAGCAGTTCAATACCTGCTTCTTCAACATTACGAGCCGAGACGACAATCGCACCTGGTCAACGCCGTGGATCATCGACGACGTTGCCGTCTACGCACTGCGACGTTAATCCAGTTCTCGAACATCGACGATTCACCGCCCCAACAAGGGGCGGTCGAATGTCTCCGTGCCCCCGGTTCTTCCCCTCATCCGGCGGCACGGAGCTTTTTTACGCGCCGAGCGTGGCTGACGAATTAAACCAGTTCCCGAATCGGCGGATGAAATCACTCCCGTCGCGAAGGGAACATTCGCTTTCGCGTCTCCCCATGCGACAAACATGCCGTCGTTCCATCACTTCTTACGACGTTGAAACCAATATTTGAGGACCGACGACAGGCCAGCGTAGCGAAAGTCATCGTCGATGTAATGCTCAATGACGTAAAACGCGAAATAGTAGGCCCGAGCAAAACACCACACGCACACTGCCAAGAGGGCGGCCGTCCTCCACTCTGGTGATTCCGCCAAGATCAGGCCTGCGGACATGACGCCACCGAGCACGAACAAAATCGCTTTGAGATACATCCAGCGTGGATTCGTGAGATCACCCATATTCGTCAACTTGATTGTCCCTGGTCGTTCGTCCGCAGCCGTGCTCAACATTGTACCGGAACCAGACGCCGGGATTCCTCCCCAAAACTCAGCCCCAACCGTCCAAACGCTCGGAATGGTCTCTGGATTCCACCGAAATCTCGATGAATCTCAGGGAGTGGTTAGTCGTTGCCAAGAGCAATTGACCTTCGGTTGTAGCAGGTCATGCCTTGTTGTGACCACGTCATGATTGCGTTAACGAATCCACTGTGTACACGAAGAACGGACGATCGGCTCGAAGTTTCGCATGCGTCTGACGACGCGAACGCATTGCCCCGTAACCCGTTTGTGCATTGTGAGTTGCAACAGATTCGCACTCACGCTACGCTTGACGCGGCGCTCGATGGGTCTACAGTTTTGAGTGACGGCGGACATGGATTGGAGGTCTCTATGACTCGGCTCCACTCGCTACGACCTGGCGAACGCGGGCTAATCGTTAGCATTCATGGCGACGATGCCATCGCGACGCGGTTGATCGAAATGGGACTCACCAGCGGTGAAGAAATCGCTGTGACCGGATACGCTCCAATTACCCAAGCGGTCGAGTGTCGTTACCGAGGCTACCGGCTCTCCATTCGAGTGACCGAGGCAAAACGCATCGAGGTCAAGATGATCCCGGCTACGGAATCGACGATCTCATTCCCAACAGGAGAAACCACGTGACCACGCCCGACCCGGAAGCATTGGATGGACTTCGTGATCATTGGCTCGACCACATTCGCGACGTGATCCGCTCTCGGCACTACACATGGTTGCCGGAGGGGCTTGGTGGCGAGCCGGTCGATGTTGCGATGACTTGTCTTCTCACCGACATTCTCCACGTCTGCAAACGTTGCGATGTCGATTTCAATGAGATTCTCGAGGCCAGCCGCAAACGATTCATCGAGGAAGAAGCCGAAGCGGAAGCCAGTTCCGAGTAACACAGCATTCGGAAAGAAGTGGCACAGTGAATGCCTGCTACTCGCGTCGCATGGCGGCCATTCCGCGAAGATGCTTGTCCTTCAAGTAGTTGCCAGGAATAAAGCTGACCTTGTTGAAGGGAACATCGATCATAATCTGAATCAAATCACCGGAACTGGTATTGGCGACCTGATTCGCAGGATCGGTGTTGCCAGGGGCGGGCGTCACTGTGATCGTAATGACCAGGTCGCCTGCCGCCACGTTTGCTGACTGCTGCATGAACGTTTCGATGGTGCTTCTGACATTGGCGTTGTTGGAACCATCAATAATGGCTTGCCGGGCCCCCTCACGAGCGGCATTCGTCACCAATTGACTGACCATCATCGCACGGCCGAACTCGACGATCCCGAGTGTGACCATCATGAAGATTGGCAGCACCAATGCCATTTCAACCAATGCCGTCCCTCGCCGGGATTCGTGTTCGTTCGTGCGAGGTGCGCTGGTGAGCTGTCGATTTGTCATTGCGGCTCGAGCTTTCATCGTCCGATGTCCTTCCCGCTAGACCAACTCATGTTCGAATGCGACGGCTGGCGCTAAGTGTCTGCTGAAAAATGCGAGTGTTTTGACGCGATTGTTAGGATGAACGCGTTCTCAACTCCATTGAATGGCGATCGTCGTGCAACTTCGTCGGTGTTGCGGAACGACGAAGGTCTTCCCGGTTCCGGCAAGAGCAGTTGCGTGTTTCGCCTGTTGTTGAGAGTACGTCATTGCAAACCTAGCTCATGGAATTGGGGTGTCTGAGAAAACTCACGAAAATTTCGAGTTCTCGGGGATTTTGCTCAAGTTCCGTCATCTGCCGGCAAAAAGTTCTCTTGATCGGGGAGTGATTCGGGGACTTGGTCACCAGACCTTCGTCGTTTGCCGGTAAACTCTGCCTAGCCTGTTGAGGTCTATTCAAACCTCCGGGATGGCTCAAGCTTCGCAACTTCCCAAGAATTCCTGAAGTCGTTGATTGGTAAACTCCGATAAGTCTATTAGTGTCGCATTAAGCTTATGTGTGACGACCCAAGGCTAGTATTTCCCAGTGGATACACAGCGTCGGTCGTTGCTCTCTCAACTAGACTTGATCTAGTGTCGCATCCAACTTGGATCGATGGTTTCCCCCCAAGTGAGTTCGCCACCACGCCCGCGGACTCAATCGGAAACCTCACCGATTCAAACTCGCTGGGCCGCAAATCGCGCGGATGTCTTTGACTTCGCATCACCGCCTTGGCTTCGACTTTCGTAGGCCAAGACAGACTTCCGTCGCACGCCACCCTACACCAACGCGTCGGTTTGCGTTCACTTGCCGGACCGCAAACTCCACAGCGATGAGATTGGCTCCACTCCGCCGCCATCGCCCGACTGCCCCCACCTGCATCCACGCACCGAAAGGATTTCGACCATGCCGACTCCCCGTACATGCCTCCGCCTGACACTTGGGATTTTGCTCGCCTTCGCCGGCTTGGCAGTTGCTGCCCATGCCGACGAGACACCGACCGCTGAATTTGCCGGTCCCGCAGTCGCGGAAAAAGCAATTCGACCGATCGAAGATGT
This window encodes:
- a CDS encoding FeoA family protein, with product MTRLHSLRPGERGLIVSIHGDDAIATRLIEMGLTSGEEIAVTGYAPITQAVECRYRGYRLSIRVTEAKRIEVKMIPATESTISFPTGETT
- a CDS encoding TadE/TadG family type IV pilus assembly protein, with the translated sequence MKARAAMTNRQLTSAPRTNEHESRRGTALVEMALVLPIFMMVTLGIVEFGRAMMVSQLVTNAAREGARQAIIDGSNNANVRSTIETFMQQSANVAAGDLVITITVTPAPGNTDPANQVANTSSGDLIQIMIDVPFNKVSFIPGNYLKDKHLRGMAAMRRE